The Citrus sinensis cultivar Valencia sweet orange chromosome 4, DVS_A1.0, whole genome shotgun sequence DNA segment aatataataatattatttattttattttattaattataaaacattaaattaaattaaattataaaaaaaaggtagaaaaaagagaggtgggagtggattcccactctcACTCCCCACTCTAAAAATAGGTGGGACCCacggagtgggaatcccaatCCCTCCCTAATTTAGTAAAGTAAACACTAGAGTGGGAGGAATtcacactcctcactcccactccaaaaagtaaacatagTATGAATGCCTTCAAGAACTTAAAGCAATTCAATCACTGCCCAAGATCTAGATTAAGATCAATGCAAAATGCTAATAAGTCAGCAAATCAATCTTGATGACTTCAATGATTAACAACTCTCTGTAACAGAAGTAATGATGATTAagatcacaaaaaattaactgaATTAAGAAGcagaaaacaaacaatcaaaGACAAcaaatttacgtggttcaatTGTGCAAAAGTGCACAATCTACATCCACGGGATAGACCACCAGAATGagatttattgatgattcaagTCAAGATTACAGAGCATTTACAGAGGAAATTACAAGAAACAAGAtggttctctctctctctctctctctctctctctctctcaaccCTCTCTAGAGTACTCTCTCATAATCCtggaaaaaattttgttattcagCTTATATAACAGTTGATAGCAAACCCAGAATGCATCAGATTTTGACGCGTGGATAATGGCTTATAACAGCTTTGATTCCTTTCCTCACATGCTGCATCACGTGTGTCACTTAAGCTTATAGTTGAACGGCTTAAATTTATGTCGTTTtggttgtcttttttttttttttttatcaataaaggACTCTTAAAAGAGCTAAAGCAACACTAAGCGGGAGTGTGCAACCCCTGAAACATCATTGTTTAAAATGCTAAACATATCTAAAGGGATGGACTGAAAGCAATGTAAACCcaagggaaaagaaaagctATAAGTAGCAAGGAAATCTGCTGCTTTATTTGCTTCCCGATAGATATGGTTCACTTGTATCAACCAATCATGCCGGAGAAGCTCTTGGATCGCTTGAATGAGAGAAAAATGCTCATTGATGATGGGGCTTGAATTAGAAACTAACTGTAAGACACACTTGCTGGTCGTTTTGGTTGTCTTATGAGTTTAATTAACTCACATGTGCTGCCCCGTGACCATAAGCTACAACGCTGCAAagaacaaaatgaagaaacgaTGCCGTTTCATGTGAACAATTTTTGCATTCATCACTTTAGCCCACAGATTCCATTATCAGGAAGCGTATCCGTAGCTTCTTCTACTAATTTCTCCTGAAACATTACTAATCTCCCAAGTGTAGATCTACTTGTtgttaataaatcaataatagtattattCTGATAGATAACTCTTGTAAAAAATTCTTGAATATCTAAACGCATTAGCTTACTTCCATCTAAATGATATGTCTCAACTGGACAATTACATTTAGATTATTAACTATTTCAGAATTGGATAGATGTGAAACTTGTCACGGAATTAGACATGAATGAGGTTTGAAATTTGATAGCTACCTTGACTGAAAAAGAATActggaattaaattaaattacaattcaaattcaatcaattattGCTACATAATTGGAGTTTAAAAAGTCAACATAGacatctttttcaaatttagattttcatCGGTTCCTCATAGTAATTTCCTTGACTCAAGGAAATTCTTCCTCTTAGGCTCAAAAGATGAAATGTATTCAAGGAAACAGGCAAAATCGGTCTCCTTATAGCGCCTTGGATTTGCTTTATTGATGAGTGAGGGCGATGGGCTAACCATTGAGTTGAAAGGCAGAGAATGCAAAGAAGCAACAGAAATGCGAGACTTGGCTGGATTGACAAGAACCCTATGTAACACACTCCTGTACTTGCCATTGCTGAATATCTATAATATAATCCAATCAAAGTCAAAGTGAAAAGTATATTAGCCgcatgaaaaattatatatacaaattgGATAATGattagattttattcattattaacGATGACTGGTAAatacttctttaatttctagaGTTTGTTGAGctaatttaaattagtttatgcattttttaaattacccACGAATTTGTATTGTTTATATGTCTATCAAAATCTACTTAATTAATCTTATATTTCACCTGTTGTATGTCAGATTTGTTTAAaacttaatatatattaaataaaatactattaaTGTACCCACCTCAAGGTGATCACCAACATTAACCACAAAGGAGCTGGCTAAAGGTTGAACTGCGACCCACTTTTCTTTATATTGAATTTGCAAACCCTCAACGTCATCTTGTAGAAGAAGAGTAAGAAATCCATAATCTGAATGTGGAGGCATTCCTAGGGTTAGATGAGGCTCAGGACATGGAGGGTAGCAATTGACCACCATTTGCTGGCTCCCATCTTGGAATTgctttattagtttttcaacttcttcaGTCTTATTCATGGTGGCTCCCCACAGCCCCAAGCTCTCTAAGATAGCCTCCATTAGCATTACGAACAagtttttgatttcttttgcGTAGGTAACCGCCAATCTCCTGTTTCAGcataaaataatgattactatatcattaaaatcacTATTATGTATGCATGACTTTGGATTAAAGAAAccaaactattaatttattttttgttgggaAGAAGCAGCCAGCGTGCCCCAACGtctaaatttaatatgtaattaaattattaaacagaTGATTTGTATGGAGCGGAAAGTACTATTGAAAGCGAAGCTCTCTGATTACCAATTATCATGTCACTAAGGCATCCGTTAATGGTGAGGGCACAATAATGTGTCTTATTATGGAAAACTCAACAAAATTTGATCTCATAAATGCAGGAACAGGCACGTACTATATATCTcctcaaatattaattaattaatatatatatatatatatatatatatatttgactGCTGTCCGAATTCGAATCCTGAATAGTATATaaggaacaaaaaaataaatatgggtTTTGTCCAttatctttcaaaatttaatttttaggcTATATTATAGGTTTTTGAGTTCAGACTTCTAATAAATCctaaattgtaaaatctatttgctttaaaaaaaattcaaaataataaagtgattgcaaataaaataaaaaatgcttgaatagaaaaaaaaatgaaaaagttgaGTTAATTgtcaatattaaattataaaatttaatcttaaCCATTTATTTCACTGAGAGATTATAAGAAAAGGAACAATAAGAGATGATCCTcgtacaaattataattacctCATGTCCGTTGGATAAGAAGGCCAATGAACAAGGACATCTTGTGAGGGGTGGCATACGAGCTTCAAGAAGTCTCTCCAACAGAAGACCCTATCCTTATTCTGATTAAAGCTAGTTCCATATCGAACTGGTGCTGTGAGATCTGATGACACGTACTTGGATCTTACCTCAATTGGGAGTTCAAAAAACCTTGCACTCACATCAATCATGCTGCTAATAACATTGTTCGGGATACCGTGATTCACTACCTGCATGCATCAATGCATGCACAAATTTAAACAAGCCCCTGacattattgttaaattttacaatttacgTACTCAAAGCTTGTCATCAAGTCCTACCTGGAAAAACCCATATTTTTCACAAGCACTAGTTAGAGATTTTAGGACCTCGGAACGATTTGGGCCTTGCAATTCGGAAAAATCAATAACAGGCAGCTTAAGATTTGGCATGGTCAAATCTACTTGTAGTACTATATCTGCTCGATCGAATTCAGGCAATATGTACTTTTTAGGGACTTTCGTCACGCCGTTTTCGCAAAGATTCTTCACTCCTTTCTGGTATActtgatcatcatcatttgcCTTTGTTTCATCAGTTGTAATAGCCATTATTGCAGGAAACATGACGATGGGTACCTGCATGCAATACGactgtatatatataacaaatatGCATACAAACATAGAGATGCATCAATTATATGGCAGAAGATTAACTTGGCTACAATTCACAAACCTTACGTTTCTTTAAATTTGTCgagaattttttaagtttacaaGGTTAGTCAGAATTGACATACGCAAAGAAGGGATCAATTTATAGCAAACCGGTTTCGGTTTGTGAACTAATTTAAACAACATGAAACCGTTGACATATCTCCAGTCAGCCAACACGAGATGCTGGATAAGTCATAATCTAATCCCTAACAccattacaatattttaaaatctttaaacttaattattttgtcttcTTTCCTAGGTCCGtccatatttgttttatatatggTCACTTTGTCAAAGTTTATTATAGACGGCATAGTATCAACGATGTGTCGCTGACTTTTCTTATGCAGCTGATCCTGAGTAGATACCGGCCGTTCGTATATTGTTgtcaaatctttttctttcagttttttaagaaattatttcgATTAAAATtgagggtaatattataaatcatACCTGATCTTTCATAAATTAACTATGGACTAATGTTTGTACACTAAAATTACGTGTCATCAATTCAGTGACTACCATGAGTTTGATCAGAgattacattttatttatcattaatgaGATTATTTTATAGAACCAACAAATGAATAACAAGTTAAGAGCCTTCAAACTTAGAATTTCAACTTTATAGGCACGTATCACGTATGTCATTGCTAATAATAAGTAAAAGCAActatttttcaacaaaaaaaaatatttttaagaagATGCAACACTAATATAAGGGCGGAATCACGATTTTAATTTGGGGTTGCCGAAATGCATATAAAAACGATAttgtaacaaaaataaaatagatacttatttaaatcttaaattaataaaaatataaaataattatgtattataCCATCTAATTCAATCATATATACATAATGAACTTATGGATAGAAATTAGTaactatataataattaataaattaacaatgcACAAATCTTAATACTAAAGTAaccctttcaaaaaaaaaatactaaagtAACAGACATAATTGATAAATTGACACATAATAAATTGCGCctagaaatataaattagaagTTCATAATTGAAGATtccttattaaataataaatataaagaaataagtacaaataatataaactttacaaaaaataaaaagatgaagaaatcaaaCGTTTGGATCCTTGGCCCTTGTGGTGTAGAATCAAAGAACGTAAGGAAAAAAGTTTAATGGTTTGTTTCATTATGTTATATAAAATCTACTTAAGAAATGAAATAGAAGGTGAAGAcattaattttgagttttcaGGACTTGAGGTACAGTCATCGCTCTTttatgagagagaaaaatattagataatttatttttaaaataaaaaagaaaaataataaaagagataaaataGAAACGATATCAATGTGTTTTCAAAGTTGAGCAGCGGCcgattattaatatttttctgaaatttcagttcttatttaatattttaaaaacttatattataAGAATGATTCCCCACTGCGCTAATATTACTGatacatttataaaaaaaataattaaaatcaaaataccaACAAACTCTTGTATCGAAAAATTTATAGATCTAAATTCTAATCACCAGGTTGATGTTGTGCAGCTAGTTCATATTCTAACCATTGCTCTTCTGCTATTGCTCTTAACTTGGCTTTATGACTCGTGTCTATGGATACACAGCTTATATCATCAAAGCATGCAGGGAAGCAGTCCTAATGAACTTGGAGCGTTCAATATTCATCAAAGGGAAGCAAAAGTTAATGAAAAGATTCCGCCGCCGGAGAAATACGACCGCCATAGCAAGAAAATGATCAGAAGTAATACGAGCTGTGCGATTTTCTTCGAGGAATTTGTGAGTGGTGACTTGTATAGGGTTCTTCCATTAAATAACCATGTTTATCCTTCTGAGTGTAGCATTAGATGGTTTTTTTAACTTGGCTGTCCAATATGTTGCAGTTCTA contains these protein-coding regions:
- the LOC102614693 gene encoding probable 2-oxoglutarate-dependent dioxygenase SLC1 isoform X2 yields the protein MFPAIMAITTDETKANDDDQVYQKGVKNLCENGVTKVPKKYILPEFDRADIVLQVDLTMPNLKLPVIDFSELQGPNRSEVLKSLTSACEKYGFFQVVNHGIPNNVISSMIDVSARFFELPIEVRSKYVSSDLTAPVRYGTSFNQNKDRVFCWRDFLKLVCHPSQDVLVHWPSYPTDMRRLAVTYAKEIKNLFVMLMEAILESLGLWGATMNKTEEVEKLIKQFQDGSQQMVVNCYPPCPEPHLTLGMPPHSDYGFLTLLLQDDVEGLQIQYKEKWVAVQPLASSFVVNVGDHLEIFSNGKYRSVLHRVLVNPAKSRISVASLHSLPFNSMVSPSPSLINKANPRRYKETDFACFLEYISSFEPKRKNFLESRKLL
- the LOC102614693 gene encoding probable 2-oxoglutarate-dependent dioxygenase SLC1 isoform X1; protein product: MFVCIFVIYIQSYCMQVPIVMFPAIMAITTDETKANDDDQVYQKGVKNLCENGVTKVPKKYILPEFDRADIVLQVDLTMPNLKLPVIDFSELQGPNRSEVLKSLTSACEKYGFFQVVNHGIPNNVISSMIDVSARFFELPIEVRSKYVSSDLTAPVRYGTSFNQNKDRVFCWRDFLKLVCHPSQDVLVHWPSYPTDMRRLAVTYAKEIKNLFVMLMEAILESLGLWGATMNKTEEVEKLIKQFQDGSQQMVVNCYPPCPEPHLTLGMPPHSDYGFLTLLLQDDVEGLQIQYKEKWVAVQPLASSFVVNVGDHLEIFSNGKYRSVLHRVLVNPAKSRISVASLHSLPFNSMVSPSPSLINKANPRRYKETDFACFLEYISSFEPKRKNFLESRKLL